Proteins found in one Streptococcus mitis genomic segment:
- the mvk gene encoding mevalonate kinase, with amino-acid sequence MTKKVGVGQAHSKIILIGEHAVVYGYPAISLPLLEVEVTCKVVPAESPWRLYEEDTLSMAVYASLEYLNIKEACIRCEIDSAIPEKRGMGSSAAISIAAIRAVFDYYEAELPHDVLEILVNRAEMIAHMNPSGLDAKTCLSDQPIRFIKNVGFTELEMNLSAYLVIADTGVYGHTREAIQVVQSKGKDALPFLHALGELTQQAEEAISQKDAEGLGQILSQAHLHLKEIGVSSPEADSLVETALSQGALGAKMSGGGLGGCIIALATNLTQAQKLAERLEEKGAVQTWIESL; translated from the coding sequence ATAGGGGAGCATGCGGTCGTTTACGGCTATCCTGCTATTTCCTTGCCTCTTTTGGAGGTGGAGGTGACTTGTAAAGTAGTTCCTGCAGAAAGTCCTTGGCGCCTCTATGAGGAGGATACCTTGTCCATGGCAGTTTATGCTTCTCTGGAGTATTTGAATATCAAAGAAGCCTGCATTCGTTGTGAGATTGATTCGGCTATCCCTGAGAAGCGGGGAATGGGTTCGTCAGCTGCTATCAGCATAGCGGCTATTCGTGCGGTTTTTGACTACTATGAGGCAGAACTGCCTCATGATGTATTAGAAATCTTGGTCAATCGGGCGGAGATGATTGCCCATATGAATCCAAGTGGTTTGGATGCCAAGACCTGTCTCAGTGACCAGCCTATTCGCTTTATTAAGAATGTAGGATTTACAGAGCTTGAGATGAACTTATCCGCCTATTTGGTCATTGCAGATACGGGCGTTTATGGTCATACTCGTGAAGCCATCCAAGTGGTTCAAAGCAAGGGCAAGGATGCCCTACCGTTTTTGCATGCATTGGGAGAATTGACCCAGCAAGCAGAAGAAGCGATTTCACAAAAAGATGCTGAAGGACTGGGACAAATCCTCAGTCAAGCGCATTTACATCTAAAAGAAATTGGTGTCAGTAGCCCTGAGGCAGACTCTTTGGTTGAAACGGCTCTTAGCCAAGGTGCTCTGGGTGCCAAGATGAGCGGTGGTGGGCTAGGAGGCTGTATCATAGCCTTGGCAACCAATTTGACTCAAGCTCAAAAACTAGCAGAAAGATTAGAAGAGAAAGGAGCTGTTCAGACATGGATAGAGAGCCTGTAA